In Euwallacea fornicatus isolate EFF26 chromosome 36, ASM4011564v1, whole genome shotgun sequence, a genomic segment contains:
- the LOC136349124 gene encoding turripeptide Lol9.1-like, with product MKLYVVLLVVLVALLGLAHGAPSKGSTKASLKKKQSCVKDCGDTYKPICAGDGGKNISFGSECVLSNYNCENQKDLKLVSQGECPGGGGVRLS from the exons ATGAAGCTTTACGTGGTTCTTTTAGTCGTTCTTG TGGCTCTATTGGGCCTTGCACACGGAGCACCGTCCAAAGGCTCTACAAAGGCTTCTCTCAAGAAAAAGCAGAGCTGCGTTAAGGACTGCGGAGACACTTATAAACCCATCTGCGCAGGTGACGGTGGCAAAAACATTAGTTTCGGCAGCGAATGCGTTTTGTCCAATTATAATTGCGAAAATCAGAAGG atttgaagtTGGTTTCTCAGGGAGAATGTCCAGGAGGTGGTGGAGTGCGTCTTTCTTAA
- the LOC136348952 gene encoding opsin, ultraviolet-sensitive-like → MNNIASVKEPICNNCSESCKNIKGTHSINLAMSKINPHWLQFPPPQKANFTILGILYTIIMIVGVFGNGIVIFMFLRYKNLRTCANVLIVNLAISDILMMLKMPIFIYNAFHSNPILGDFACDVYGFIGGLSGTASIGTLSIISYNRYEAIRFPLRRISSSKIYICIVLSWANALVFSAAPLLNIGLDQYQYEGYLISCSFAYLSEDPLTKSYIFVFFLAAFALPMIIIGFSYYKIVNIVLNRYKEVFKDVHSIRSVKEEHQRRQELKLALTVLLVIFLWFFSWSPYAVVAFLGVSGQKHLVTPLVSMVPALFCKTASAVDPYFYAMIQPKFKTQLRKLFHVSRRKKKIQKCTDVTKPDQGVEVEILKFELVRRFEILEGKNLSKENFNSGNVEEFKVQGRKFRSEEYRANLLYLGPSFTNKNSEFRKMTKRLPASSRAFQRRDEEEHETPD, encoded by the exons ATGAACAATATTGCAAGTGTTAAAGAACCTATTTGCAATAATTGTAGTGAGTCttgcaaaaacattaaaggAACACATTCCATTAATCTGGCCATGTCGAAAATTAATCCTCATTGGCTGCAATTCCCGCCACCtcaaaaagcaaattttacaattttaggaattttgtATACTATAATAATGATCGTGGGAGTGTTCGGAAACGGAATAGTGATTTTCATGTTCTTGAG ATATAAAAACCTGCGAACTTGCGCCAATGTTCTCATAGTCAATCTGGCTATAAGTGACATATTAATGATGCTGAAAATGCCGATTTTCATCTACAACGCCTTCCACAGCAACCCAATTTTAGGGGATTTCG ccTGCGACGTCTACGGGTTCATTGGAGGCCTGAGCGGTACCGCTTCCATAGGCActttatcaataatttcttaCAACAGATATGAGGCCATCAGATTCCCACTTCGACGAATTTCCAGTTCCAAAATTTACATTTGCATC GTACTTTCATGGGCCAATGCTCTCGTTTTTTCCGCTGCACCCCTATTGAATATTGGCCTCGACCAGTACCAGTACGAGGGCTACCTGATAAGCTGCAGCTTCGCCTATCTGAGCGAAGACCCCCTTACTAAATCATACATATTTGTGTTCTTCTTAGCAGCCTTTGCTTTGCCAATGATCATCATCGGTTTCAGTTACTATAAGATCGTAAATATCGTCTTGAATAGATATAAGGAAGTTTTCAAGGATGTACATTCTATTAGGTCTGTGAAAGAAGAGCACCAGCGCAGGCAAGAACTAAAACTGGCACTCACAGTATTATTAGTAATTTTCCTCTGGTTCTTCTCGTGGAGTCCTTATGCAGTTGTAGCGTTTCTCGGGGTTTCCGGTCAGAAACACTTAGTAACCCCCCTGGTGTCCATGGTTCCGGCCCTGTTCTGTAAAACTGCAAGTGCTGTGGATCCTTACTTCTACGCTATGATCCAACCGAAGTTCAAAACGCAGCTGCGCAAACTTTTTCACGTTTCGAgacgtaagaaaaaaatacagaaatgtACAGACGTAACGAAGCCTGATCAAGGCGTTGAGgttgaaattctgaaatttgaGCTTGTTAGGCGGTTTGAAATATTGGAGGGTAAAAATTTGTCGAAGGAGAATTTCAACAGCGGTAATGTAGAGGAATTCAAAGTGCAAGGGAGGAAATTTAGAAGCGAAGAGTACAGGGCGAACTTGCTGTATTTGGGGCCGAGTTTCACCAATAAAAATTCGGAGTTTCGGAAGATGACTAAGCGGCTGCCCGCCAGCTCTAGGGCCTTTCAGAGGAGGGACGAGGAGGAGCATGAAACTCCCGATTGA
- the LOC136349121 gene encoding uncharacterized protein, producing the protein MKVLVYAVFLALTSARIYPVFPSNSQCLNLLGRHKRQSSGFQNTGNAIFFDNDNVFDDFVTGTRGKLRLSRPRSTTPRPSRAFTTVAVPGMGTTRSACEDLCLTTPQYDPVCGDNNVTYMNMARYRCAVRCGQNIKIVAHRACPRV; encoded by the exons ATGAAAGTGCTAGTTTATG cTGTGTTCTTGGCATTGACCAGCGCAAGGATCTACCCAGTGTTCCCAAGTAATTCACAGTGTTTGAATCTGCTTGGCAGACACAAGAGACAATCCTCGGGATTTCAAAATACCG GAAACGCTATATTCTTTGACAACGACAACGTGTTTGATGACTTCGTCACCGGAACCAGAGGGAAGCTGCGACTGTCAAGACCGAGATCAACCACTCCTCGACCATCGCGAG CGTTTACCACTGTGGCAGTTCCCGGGATGGGTACCACGCGAAGCGCCTGTGAAGACCTGTGTTTGACCACGCCCCAGTACGATCCCGTATGCGGGGACAACAACGTTACTTACATGAACATGGCAAGGTACCGATGCGCCGTCAGGTGTGGTCAAA ATATCAAAATCGTGGCTCACAGGGCCTGCCCCAGGGTGTGA
- the LOC136349114 gene encoding uncharacterized protein isoform X1 yields MSCAFKLPLIALVLNVTLAAVLCDGADTKTHTRKTYEKLFPIVDYWPVCFRNDPQLNRCLLNASDYIRPYLAKGVPELKIPPFEPLKLPQIELKQGTDALNFKATLKNVSIHGLTEYKFDKFEFDVPNHQFFCTAKIANLVLEGDYLVTGRILIAPIEGKGKFSAEVDSCNVTVFQKYKMAALADKKVHLVPTITNTSIEVENPKIHLDGLFGNNKELAAATNAAINDNVDVLFEELKPVVEATISEIMENLLIKSIINKIPYDELYPVSPNF; encoded by the exons ATGAGTTGCGCGTTCAAGTTGCCGCTGATTGCACTGGTGTTGAATGTGACGTTGGCCGCAGTGTTGTGCGATGGCGCGGACACTAAAACGCACACGAGGAAAACCTATGAAAAGC TTTTCCCTATAGTCGACTATTGGCCGGTGTGCTTCCGTAACGATCCTCAACTAAACCGATGTCTCCTGAACGCCTCGGACTACATTAGACCGTACTTGG CTAAAGGGGTGCCAGAGTTGAAAATACCCCCATTTGAACCTCTAAAGCTGCCTCAGATAGAGCTGAAGCAGGGCACCGACGCGTTGAACTTCAAAGCCACTTTGAAGAACGTCTCAATCCACGGTCTGACCGAATACaagttcgataagttcga attCGACGTGCCCAACCACCAGTTCTTTTGTACAGCTAAAATCGCCAATCTGGTTCTCGAAGGTGATTACTTAGTCACGGGCCGCATTCTAATCGCGCCTATTGAAGGCAAAGGAAAATTTTCTGCGGAAGTCG ATTCCTGCAACGTCACCGTTTTCCAAAAGTACAAAATGGCCGCTTTAGCTGACAAGAAGGTCCACTTGGTGCCCACGATAACGAACACTTCGATCGAGGTTGAAAACCCGAAAATTCATTTAGACGGGCTTTTCGGCAACAACAAAGAACTCG CTGCGGCCACCAATGCGGCCATTAACGATAACGTGGACGTGTTGTTCGAGGAGCTGAAACCAGTGGTAGAGGCCACGATAAGCGAAATTATGGAGAATCTGTTGATTAAGTCCatcataaacaaaattcccTATGACGAACTGTATCCCGTGAGTCCCAACTTTTAA
- the LOC136349114 gene encoding uncharacterized protein isoform X2, giving the protein MSCAFKLPLIALVLNVTLAAVLCDGADTKTHTRKTYEKLDYWPVCFRNDPQLNRCLLNASDYIRPYLAKGVPELKIPPFEPLKLPQIELKQGTDALNFKATLKNVSIHGLTEYKFDKFEFDVPNHQFFCTAKIANLVLEGDYLVTGRILIAPIEGKGKFSAEVDSCNVTVFQKYKMAALADKKVHLVPTITNTSIEVENPKIHLDGLFGNNKELAAATNAAINDNVDVLFEELKPVVEATISEIMENLLIKSIINKIPYDELYPVSPNF; this is encoded by the exons ATGAGTTGCGCGTTCAAGTTGCCGCTGATTGCACTGGTGTTGAATGTGACGTTGGCCGCAGTGTTGTGCGATGGCGCGGACACTAAAACGCACACGAGGAAAACCTATGAAAAGC TCGACTATTGGCCGGTGTGCTTCCGTAACGATCCTCAACTAAACCGATGTCTCCTGAACGCCTCGGACTACATTAGACCGTACTTGG CTAAAGGGGTGCCAGAGTTGAAAATACCCCCATTTGAACCTCTAAAGCTGCCTCAGATAGAGCTGAAGCAGGGCACCGACGCGTTGAACTTCAAAGCCACTTTGAAGAACGTCTCAATCCACGGTCTGACCGAATACaagttcgataagttcga attCGACGTGCCCAACCACCAGTTCTTTTGTACAGCTAAAATCGCCAATCTGGTTCTCGAAGGTGATTACTTAGTCACGGGCCGCATTCTAATCGCGCCTATTGAAGGCAAAGGAAAATTTTCTGCGGAAGTCG ATTCCTGCAACGTCACCGTTTTCCAAAAGTACAAAATGGCCGCTTTAGCTGACAAGAAGGTCCACTTGGTGCCCACGATAACGAACACTTCGATCGAGGTTGAAAACCCGAAAATTCATTTAGACGGGCTTTTCGGCAACAACAAAGAACTCG CTGCGGCCACCAATGCGGCCATTAACGATAACGTGGACGTGTTGTTCGAGGAGCTGAAACCAGTGGTAGAGGCCACGATAAGCGAAATTATGGAGAATCTGTTGATTAAGTCCatcataaacaaaattcccTATGACGAACTGTATCCCGTGAGTCCCAACTTTTAA